In Paraconexibacter algicola, the following proteins share a genomic window:
- a CDS encoding NAD-dependent malic enzyme, with product MSVTPSAQYSLTIRVEIAHKPGMLGRVASAIGDAGGVIGAVDLVEVADETLVRDITVDAAGPDHWDAITAAIEGLDGAHVVDTTDRTFLMHVGGKIEQANKAPLKTRDDLSMAYTPGVARVCQAIADDRDKAFQYTIKRNTVAVVSDGTAVLGMGDIGPEAAMPVMEGKACLFKEFAGVDAFPICLDTKDTDEIVRTVKLLAPTFGGVNLEDISAPRCFEIEDRLKAELDIPVFHDDQHGTAIVTLAALLNACKITGRDLMDLRVLVTGLGAAGVAVTKILMEAGVRHVIGADSRGVVSTERADYQDGSMNSMKRWYAEHSNPEKITGTPADAIDGCDLFIGLSGARIFPAETLAKMNRDAMVFAMANPNPEVSPEEAAPYARIIATGRSDYPNQINNVLAFPGIFRGALDVRAQQITEEMKMAAARAIAQIIPDSELREDYIVPSVFNREVAPAVAEAVAQEARRTGAARVDDHAIGFAAGDVDRLLS from the coding sequence ATGAGCGTCACCCCATCCGCCCAGTACAGCCTCACGATCCGCGTCGAGATCGCGCACAAGCCGGGCATGCTGGGCCGCGTGGCGTCGGCGATCGGCGACGCCGGCGGCGTCATCGGGGCGGTCGACCTCGTCGAGGTCGCCGACGAGACGCTGGTGCGCGACATCACCGTCGACGCCGCGGGCCCCGACCACTGGGACGCGATCACCGCCGCGATCGAGGGCCTCGACGGCGCGCACGTGGTCGACACGACCGACCGCACCTTCCTCATGCACGTCGGCGGCAAGATCGAGCAGGCGAACAAGGCGCCGCTGAAGACCCGCGACGACCTCTCGATGGCGTACACGCCGGGCGTCGCACGCGTCTGCCAGGCCATCGCGGACGACCGCGACAAGGCGTTCCAGTACACGATCAAGCGCAACACGGTGGCCGTCGTCAGCGACGGCACCGCGGTCCTGGGCATGGGCGACATCGGCCCCGAGGCCGCGATGCCCGTGATGGAGGGCAAGGCCTGCCTGTTCAAGGAGTTCGCAGGCGTCGACGCGTTCCCGATCTGCCTCGACACGAAGGACACGGACGAGATCGTCCGCACGGTCAAGCTGCTCGCGCCGACCTTCGGCGGCGTGAACCTCGAGGACATCTCGGCGCCGCGCTGCTTCGAGATCGAGGACCGGCTGAAGGCCGAGCTCGACATCCCGGTCTTCCACGACGACCAGCACGGCACCGCGATCGTGACGCTCGCCGCCCTGCTGAACGCGTGCAAGATCACCGGCCGCGACCTCATGGACCTGCGCGTGCTCGTGACCGGGCTCGGTGCCGCCGGCGTCGCGGTCACGAAGATCCTCATGGAGGCGGGCGTGCGCCACGTCATCGGCGCGGACTCGCGCGGCGTCGTGAGCACCGAGCGCGCCGACTACCAGGACGGCTCGATGAACAGCATGAAGCGCTGGTACGCCGAGCACTCCAACCCGGAGAAGATCACCGGCACCCCGGCCGACGCGATCGACGGCTGCGACCTCTTCATCGGCCTCTCCGGCGCCCGCATCTTCCCGGCCGAGACGCTCGCGAAGATGAACCGGGACGCGATGGTGTTCGCGATGGCGAACCCGAACCCGGAGGTCTCCCCCGAGGAGGCCGCGCCGTACGCGCGGATCATCGCCACCGGCCGCAGCGACTATCCCAACCAGATCAACAACGTGCTGGCCTTCCCCGGGATCTTCCGCGGCGCGCTGGACGTCCGCGCCCAGCAGATCACCGAGGAGATGAAGATGGCCGCGGCGCGCGCGATCGCCCAGATCATCCCCGACAGCGAGCTGCGCGAGGACTACATCGTCCCCTCGGTGTTCAACCGCGAGGTCGCCCCGGCGGTCGCCGAGGCCGTCGCGCAGGAGGCCCGCCGCACCGGCGCGGCGCGCGTCGACGACCACGCGATCGGCTTCGCGGCCGGCGACGTGGACCGGCTGCTGTCCTGA
- a CDS encoding TIGR01777 family oxidoreductase: MKVTVTGASGLIGTKLVAALKARGDDVLVLSRSPEKTSEKLGVPALAWDLLAGPPPAEAVDGRDAIVHLAGEPVAQRWNAQRKQAILESRETGTRNLVAGIAAATAKPSVLVSSSAVGYYGKHGDEKVPESSPAGDDFLADVCVRWEQEAEKASAAGVRVVLLRTGVVLDQAGGALKTMLPPFKAGVGGPVAGGKQYMPWIHVDDIVGLYLKALDDSAWSGAYNGSAPEPVTNKAFSKTLGKVLKRPAFSPVPAFALRILYGQMAEIVTEGQRAVPERPLAEGYSFRHTDLQAALADALGKG; encoded by the coding sequence ATGAAGGTCACCGTCACCGGCGCGAGCGGCCTCATCGGCACGAAGCTCGTCGCCGCCCTGAAGGCCCGCGGCGACGACGTGCTCGTCCTCTCGCGCTCCCCCGAGAAGACCTCCGAGAAGCTCGGCGTGCCCGCGCTGGCCTGGGACCTTTTGGCCGGCCCGCCGCCGGCCGAGGCCGTCGACGGCCGCGACGCGATCGTCCACCTCGCCGGCGAGCCGGTCGCGCAGCGCTGGAACGCCCAGCGCAAGCAGGCGATCCTCGAGTCCCGCGAGACCGGCACCCGCAACCTCGTCGCGGGCATCGCCGCGGCGACCGCCAAGCCGTCCGTCCTCGTGTCCTCGTCGGCCGTCGGCTACTACGGCAAGCACGGCGACGAGAAGGTCCCCGAGTCCTCCCCCGCCGGCGACGACTTCCTCGCCGACGTCTGCGTGCGCTGGGAGCAGGAGGCCGAGAAGGCGTCCGCCGCCGGCGTGCGGGTCGTGCTGCTGCGCACGGGCGTCGTGCTCGACCAGGCGGGCGGCGCGCTCAAGACGATGCTGCCGCCGTTCAAGGCGGGCGTCGGCGGCCCGGTCGCGGGCGGCAAGCAGTACATGCCGTGGATCCACGTCGACGACATCGTCGGCCTGTACCTCAAGGCGCTCGACGACAGCGCGTGGAGCGGCGCGTACAACGGCAGCGCCCCCGAGCCGGTCACGAACAAGGCGTTCTCCAAGACGCTCGGGAAGGTCCTGAAGCGTCCCGCGTTCTCGCCCGTCCCGGCGTTCGCGCTGCGGATCCTCTACGGCCAGATGGCCGAGATCGTCACCGAGGGGCAGCGCGCCGTGCCCGAGCGGCCGCTGGCGGAGGGCTACAGCTTCCGCCACACGGACCTGCAGGCGGCCCTCGCCGACGCGCTCGGCAAGGGCTGA
- a CDS encoding DUF2256 domain-containing protein, whose amino-acid sequence MAKMRRKGDLPSKVCATCGRPFAWRRKWARDWESVRYCSERCRRTGPRQDGGADA is encoded by the coding sequence ATGGCGAAGATGCGCCGCAAGGGCGATCTGCCGTCGAAGGTCTGCGCGACGTGCGGGCGCCCGTTCGCGTGGCGGCGCAAGTGGGCGCGCGACTGGGAGTCGGTGCGCTACTGCTCGGAGCGGTGCCGGCGCACCGGGCCGCGGCAGGACGGCGGCGCGGACGCCTGA
- a CDS encoding DMT family transporter, whose amino-acid sequence MDRSAALVLTVVAGGLIALQAPINSTLGRTVGTFQAAFLSFALGTVALACIAALASGGLDAIRDARTLPWYYVTGGLLGAVYVASVLVTVRELGAGGVTAATIASQLTISVLIDRFGWLGAEQQPITATKVVGIVLLVAGVGLVVRG is encoded by the coding sequence GTGGACCGCTCGGCGGCCCTCGTGCTGACGGTGGTCGCCGGCGGCCTGATCGCGCTGCAGGCCCCGATCAACTCGACGCTCGGCCGCACGGTCGGCACGTTCCAGGCGGCGTTCCTCTCGTTCGCGCTGGGCACGGTGGCGCTCGCGTGCATCGCGGCGCTCGCCTCCGGCGGCCTGGACGCCATCCGCGACGCCCGCACGCTCCCCTGGTACTACGTGACCGGCGGGCTGCTCGGCGCCGTCTACGTCGCGTCGGTGCTCGTCACCGTCCGCGAGCTCGGGGCCGGCGGGGTCACCGCCGCGACGATCGCGTCGCAGCTGACGATCAGCGTGCTGATCGACCGCTTCGGCTGGCTCGGGGCCGAGCAGCAGCCGATCACCGCGACGAAGGTCGTCGGGATCGTGCTGCTCGTCGCCGGGGTCGGCCTCGTGGTGCGCGGCTGA
- the rpsA gene encoding 30S ribosomal protein S1 has translation MTTITTDPTTDAKVVEGSDGLLLEIDGQIVPNYDATFSPFEEGEVVSGIVVRIDKDEVLVDIGYKSEGVIPNNELSIRKNVDPNEEVTLGEEIDALVLTKEDQDGRLIVSKKRARFEKAWRRIEAAAESGEPVEGHVIEVVKGGLIIDLGVRGFLPASLVDIRRVPDLDQYMGTTIECKVIELNRSRNNVVLSRRAVLEEERKEQRQEILDRLQPGLVVEGQISNIVDFGAFVDLNGIDGLIHISELSWSHVNHPSEILNIGDTVAVKVLDIDRDRQRISLGLKQTQEDPWQRVVDTYNVGDELEGTVTKVVTFGAFVEILDGVEGLVHISELAAHHVENPREIVQPGDDVRVKILEIDSERRRLSLSVKRVEGQELPRREWIDDIDGAGAGSLDDVPDLGLSEDVFAGEAPAAEAPAAEAAPQEPAPETDEQA, from the coding sequence ATGACCACCATCACTACCGACCCCACTACGGACGCGAAGGTCGTCGAAGGTTCTGACGGCCTGCTGCTCGAGATCGACGGGCAGATCGTTCCGAACTACGACGCCACCTTCTCGCCCTTCGAGGAGGGCGAAGTCGTCTCCGGCATCGTCGTCCGCATCGACAAGGACGAGGTCCTCGTCGACATCGGATACAAGAGCGAGGGGGTCATCCCCAACAACGAGCTCTCGATCCGCAAGAACGTCGATCCCAACGAGGAGGTCACCCTCGGCGAGGAGATCGACGCGCTCGTCCTCACCAAGGAGGACCAGGACGGTCGCCTGATCGTCTCCAAGAAGCGCGCCCGCTTCGAGAAGGCCTGGCGTCGCATCGAGGCCGCCGCCGAGTCCGGCGAGCCGGTCGAGGGTCACGTCATCGAGGTCGTCAAGGGCGGCCTGATCATCGACCTCGGCGTCCGCGGCTTCCTGCCCGCGTCGCTCGTCGACATCCGCCGCGTGCCCGATCTCGACCAGTACATGGGCACGACGATCGAGTGCAAGGTCATCGAGCTCAACCGCTCCCGCAACAACGTGGTGCTCTCGCGCCGCGCCGTGCTGGAGGAGGAGCGCAAGGAGCAGCGCCAGGAGATCCTGGACCGCCTGCAGCCCGGCCTCGTCGTCGAGGGCCAGATCTCGAACATCGTCGACTTCGGCGCGTTCGTGGACCTCAACGGCATCGACGGCCTCATCCACATCTCCGAGCTGTCGTGGTCGCACGTCAACCACCCGTCCGAGATCCTCAACATCGGCGACACCGTCGCGGTGAAGGTCCTCGACATCGACCGTGACCGCCAGCGCATCTCCCTCGGTCTCAAGCAGACCCAGGAGGACCCGTGGCAGCGCGTCGTCGACACGTACAACGTCGGTGACGAGCTCGAGGGCACCGTCACCAAGGTCGTCACGTTCGGCGCCTTCGTCGAGATCCTCGACGGCGTCGAGGGCCTCGTGCACATCTCCGAGCTCGCGGCGCACCACGTCGAGAACCCGCGCGAGATCGTCCAGCCGGGCGACGACGTGCGCGTGAAGATCCTCGAGATCGACTCCGAGCGCCGCCGGCTCTCGCTGTCGGTCAAGCGCGTCGAGGGGCAGGAGCTCCCGCGTCGCGAGTGGATCGACGACATCGACGGTGCCGGCGCCGGCAGCCTCGACGACGTGCCGGACCTCGGGCTCAGCGAGGACGTCTTCGCGGGCGAGGCCCCTGCCGCCGAGGCCCCGGCTGCCGAGGCGGCCCCGCAGGAGCCCGCTCCCGAGACGGACGAGCAGGCCTAG
- a CDS encoding FAD-dependent oxidoreductase, producing the protein MPVRATKRGDDRTPLGGEYDVLVCGASFAGLATARELSGSGARVLLIDRYEIGEKQTSACAAPTEWLENLGLTGAIRQTFDDLVIHRARAFGGRDTTKTYRWHLPWSFSTFDYREICDLLKAQSPDVPFETAKVEGRTGETVHTDRGDLTAPLIVDSLGWPRYLSESGQRVTPPNARVSRGLEVHPPGSDEDLELWLDPKYVEAGYAWNFPAGDELRIGVGSFDPHKHVKRQTVELAQELEKPADRWQGNWIPHQMRAPTDGIVFFAGDSAGHCFPVTAEGIRPALYFGLAAGRELRKVVEGRQTRAQALDRYAAFCDEHLWAFRWLLRTQHLVGRTNRYPILDTVLDVMDRDRVIHWAFNHYLDIAPPSYALEGPHGDRFVTPLGSAPAAPPVVAAA; encoded by the coding sequence ATGCCCGTCAGAGCGACCAAGCGCGGCGACGACCGCACCCCCCTCGGCGGCGAGTACGACGTGCTCGTCTGCGGCGCGAGCTTCGCCGGGCTCGCGACGGCCCGCGAGCTGTCCGGCTCCGGGGCCCGGGTGCTGCTGATCGACCGCTACGAGATCGGCGAGAAGCAGACCTCCGCGTGCGCCGCGCCGACCGAGTGGCTCGAGAACCTCGGGCTCACCGGCGCGATCCGCCAGACGTTCGACGACCTCGTCATCCACCGGGCGCGCGCGTTCGGCGGTCGCGACACGACGAAGACCTACCGCTGGCACCTCCCGTGGTCGTTCTCGACGTTCGACTACCGCGAGATCTGCGACCTGCTCAAGGCGCAGTCGCCCGACGTGCCGTTCGAGACCGCGAAGGTCGAGGGCCGCACCGGCGAGACCGTGCACACCGACCGCGGCGACCTGACCGCGCCGCTGATCGTCGACAGCCTCGGCTGGCCGCGCTACCTCAGCGAGTCGGGGCAGCGGGTCACGCCGCCCAACGCGCGCGTCTCCCGCGGCCTGGAGGTCCACCCCCCGGGCTCCGACGAGGACCTCGAGCTGTGGCTCGACCCGAAGTACGTCGAGGCGGGCTACGCCTGGAACTTCCCGGCCGGCGACGAGCTGCGGATCGGCGTCGGCTCGTTCGACCCGCACAAGCACGTCAAGCGCCAGACCGTCGAGCTCGCGCAGGAGCTCGAGAAGCCCGCCGACCGCTGGCAGGGCAACTGGATCCCGCACCAGATGCGCGCCCCGACCGACGGGATCGTGTTCTTCGCCGGGGACAGCGCCGGCCACTGCTTCCCGGTCACCGCCGAGGGCATCCGTCCCGCGCTGTACTTCGGCCTGGCGGCCGGGCGCGAGCTCCGCAAGGTCGTCGAGGGCCGCCAGACCCGCGCGCAGGCGCTCGACCGCTACGCGGCCTTCTGCGACGAGCACCTGTGGGCGTTCCGCTGGCTGCTGCGCACGCAGCACCTCGTCGGCCGGACGAACCGCTACCCGATCCTCGACACCGTGCTGGACGTCATGGACCGCGACCGCGTCATCCACTGGGCGTTCAACCACTACCTCGACATCGCGCCGCCCTCCTACGCGCTGGAGGGCCCGCACGGCGACCGCTTCGTCACGCCGCTCGGCAGCGCCCCGGCCGCACCGCCGGTCGTCGCCGCCGCGTAG
- a CDS encoding oxidoreductase, producing the protein MSAWTAADLPRQDGRTVVVTGANSGIGLVTARELARAGARVVLACRSFERGRAAAATMTGEVDVRALDLADLGSVRGFVDGLDGPIDVLVNNAGVMALPYRLTADGFEMQLGTNHLGHFALTGLLLGRITDRVVTVSSGFHRLGTMDFDDLMWERGYHRWKAYARSKLANLLFTLELQRRLAAADAPVRAVAAHPGYAATGLQAHTETVQDRVMGLLNRVVAQSPERGALPTLYAATQDLPGAAYVGPDGPGEMRGAPQLVGMSGAAQDPAAARRLWDASEALTGVTFEFAGSGVAASA; encoded by the coding sequence ATGAGCGCATGGACCGCGGCGGACCTGCCGCGACAGGACGGGCGGACCGTCGTCGTCACCGGGGCCAACAGCGGGATCGGACTCGTCACGGCGCGGGAGCTCGCGCGCGCGGGCGCCCGGGTCGTGCTGGCCTGCCGCAGCTTCGAGCGGGGGCGCGCCGCCGCCGCGACGATGACGGGGGAGGTGGACGTCCGCGCGCTCGACCTCGCGGACCTCGGGTCGGTGCGCGGCTTCGTCGACGGGCTCGATGGCCCGATCGACGTCCTCGTCAACAACGCGGGCGTGATGGCGCTGCCCTACCGGCTGACCGCCGACGGGTTCGAGATGCAGCTCGGCACCAACCACCTCGGCCACTTCGCGCTCACCGGCCTGCTGCTCGGGCGGATCACGGACCGCGTCGTCACCGTCTCCAGCGGCTTCCACCGCCTCGGGACGATGGACTTCGACGACCTCATGTGGGAGCGCGGCTACCACCGCTGGAAGGCCTACGCGCGGTCGAAGCTCGCGAACCTGCTGTTCACGCTCGAGCTGCAGCGCCGCCTCGCCGCCGCCGACGCGCCGGTCCGCGCGGTCGCCGCGCACCCCGGCTACGCGGCGACGGGGCTGCAGGCGCACACCGAGACCGTCCAGGACCGCGTCATGGGCCTGCTCAACCGCGTCGTCGCGCAGTCGCCCGAGCGGGGCGCGCTGCCGACGCTCTACGCGGCGACCCAGGACCTGCCCGGCGCCGCGTACGTCGGGCCGGACGGCCCGGGGGAGATGCGTGGCGCGCCGCAGCTCGTCGGCATGAGCGGGGCGGCACAGGACCCGGCGGCCGCGCGGCGCCTGTGGGACGCCAGCGAGGCGCTCACCGGCGTCACGTTCGAGTTCGCCGGCTCCGGCGTCGCCGCATCGGCCTGA
- the polA gene encoding DNA polymerase I: MPDDLFLIDGNSLAYRAFFALPESIATSTGFPTNAIFGFASMLVKIMTEHGQKPTVVVWDAGHSGRKEVYPDYKAQRTSRPSLLKQQWPHLEEIVDAFGYANVRVEGFEADDVIASIAEKARHAEPPVPVTIVTGDRDAFQLIDDDGLVTIMATARGITDTKSYDRQAVIDRYGIPPELIPDFYGLKGDTSDNIPGVPGIGDKTAATLLQQFGDLETVLASIDEISGAKRKENLTNHAQDARISRDLARMNRQVEVDLDPTEAAAREPDRSRLREVFREFELRDPLRRLEEALGSSEEAAPAAPTESQVGAVVREATLEDVTALPAGAEVAIAVHAPEVAEGELFAAEPTWRFGVFPTADDARDVLVGEAARPEDLVAALGDRPVVAHDAKELGLVPPGLALDTMLAAYLLEPARRGYPFAELCEERGFGTAVEDPAGAAAVLCAALAGWQREQLADRGLQGLMDEIELPLVDVLRAMEVAGVKLDKPRLAAIRERVHDEIVALEREVWELAGEEFVLGSPQQLGQILFEKLGLSRKRRGKTGFSTDARVLQAIRDEHPVVPKIERWRELNQLAKTYLDVLPNLTDEESRIHTTFLQAVAQTGRLSSTNPNMQNVPVRTELGREIRGCFEAAEGMVLLSADYEQVELRVLAHAAGEQVLKDIFLRGEDVHTATASQVFGKPAEELTPMDRSKAKMINYGIVYGLSDYGLADRLNIPREEAKEFIDTYLERFPAVHAFMTGTIEQATDQGHVTTLYGRRRQIPELKARNYQVRTLGERLAVNTVIQGTAADVIKLAMIGAHRALREEGLTTRLILQIHDELLFEGPPEEMDRVRELAIREMVAPWPHDPPMAVAPGVGTTWLDAK, encoded by the coding sequence ATGCCCGACGACCTGTTCCTCATCGACGGCAACTCGCTCGCCTACCGGGCGTTCTTCGCGCTCCCCGAGTCGATCGCGACCTCCACCGGGTTCCCGACGAACGCGATCTTCGGCTTCGCGTCGATGCTCGTGAAGATCATGACCGAGCACGGCCAGAAGCCCACCGTGGTCGTCTGGGACGCCGGGCACTCGGGCCGCAAGGAGGTCTACCCCGACTACAAGGCGCAGCGGACCTCGCGCCCGTCGCTGCTGAAGCAGCAGTGGCCGCACCTCGAGGAGATCGTCGACGCGTTCGGCTACGCGAACGTGCGCGTGGAGGGGTTCGAGGCCGACGACGTCATCGCGTCGATCGCCGAGAAGGCCCGCCACGCCGAACCGCCGGTCCCGGTGACGATCGTCACCGGCGACCGCGACGCCTTCCAGCTGATCGACGACGACGGCCTCGTCACGATCATGGCCACCGCCCGCGGCATCACCGACACCAAGAGCTACGACCGGCAGGCGGTCATCGACCGGTACGGCATCCCGCCCGAGCTGATCCCCGACTTCTACGGATTGAAGGGGGACACCTCCGACAACATCCCGGGCGTCCCGGGGATCGGGGACAAGACCGCCGCGACGCTGCTGCAGCAGTTCGGCGACCTCGAGACCGTGCTCGCCTCGATCGACGAGATCAGCGGCGCCAAGCGCAAGGAGAACCTGACCAACCACGCGCAGGACGCGCGGATCAGCCGCGATCTCGCGCGGATGAACCGGCAGGTCGAGGTCGACCTCGACCCGACCGAGGCGGCGGCGCGCGAACCGGACCGCTCACGGCTGCGCGAGGTGTTCCGCGAGTTCGAGCTGCGCGACCCGCTGCGGCGCCTCGAGGAGGCGCTCGGCTCCAGCGAGGAGGCGGCGCCCGCCGCGCCCACCGAGTCGCAGGTCGGCGCCGTCGTGCGCGAGGCGACGCTCGAGGACGTCACGGCGCTCCCCGCGGGCGCCGAGGTCGCGATCGCCGTGCACGCCCCCGAGGTCGCCGAGGGCGAGCTGTTCGCCGCCGAGCCGACCTGGCGGTTCGGCGTCTTCCCGACGGCCGACGACGCGCGTGATGTGCTCGTCGGCGAGGCGGCCCGGCCCGAGGACCTCGTCGCCGCCCTGGGCGACCGGCCGGTCGTGGCCCACGACGCGAAGGAGCTCGGCCTCGTGCCGCCCGGCCTCGCGCTCGACACGATGCTCGCCGCCTACCTGCTCGAGCCCGCCCGGCGCGGCTACCCGTTCGCCGAGCTCTGCGAGGAGCGCGGCTTCGGGACCGCGGTCGAGGACCCGGCGGGCGCCGCCGCCGTCCTCTGCGCGGCCCTGGCCGGCTGGCAGCGCGAGCAGCTCGCCGACCGCGGCCTGCAGGGCCTGATGGACGAGATCGAGCTGCCGCTCGTCGACGTGCTGCGCGCGATGGAGGTCGCGGGCGTCAAGCTCGACAAGCCGCGCCTCGCAGCGATCCGCGAGCGGGTGCACGACGAGATCGTCGCGCTGGAGCGCGAGGTCTGGGAGCTCGCGGGGGAGGAGTTCGTGCTCGGCTCCCCGCAGCAGCTCGGGCAGATCCTGTTCGAGAAGCTCGGCCTGTCGCGCAAGCGGCGCGGCAAGACCGGCTTCTCCACGGACGCCCGCGTGCTGCAGGCGATCCGCGACGAGCACCCCGTGGTGCCGAAGATCGAGCGCTGGCGCGAGCTCAACCAGCTCGCCAAGACCTACCTGGACGTGCTGCCGAACCTCACCGACGAGGAGTCGCGGATCCACACGACGTTCCTGCAGGCCGTCGCGCAGACCGGGCGGCTCTCCTCGACGAACCCGAACATGCAGAACGTCCCCGTCCGCACCGAGCTCGGCCGCGAGATCCGCGGCTGCTTCGAGGCCGCCGAGGGCATGGTGCTGCTGAGCGCCGACTACGAGCAGGTCGAGCTGCGCGTGCTCGCCCACGCGGCGGGCGAGCAGGTGCTCAAGGACATCTTCCTGCGCGGCGAGGACGTCCACACCGCGACCGCCTCGCAGGTCTTCGGCAAGCCCGCCGAGGAGCTCACGCCGATGGACCGCTCCAAGGCGAAGATGATCAACTACGGCATCGTCTACGGCCTCAGCGACTACGGGCTCGCGGACCGGCTGAACATCCCGCGCGAGGAGGCCAAGGAGTTCATCGACACCTACCTCGAGCGGTTCCCGGCGGTCCACGCGTTCATGACCGGGACGATCGAGCAGGCCACCGACCAGGGGCACGTCACGACGCTGTACGGGCGTCGCCGGCAGATCCCGGAGCTGAAGGCGCGCAACTACCAGGTGCGCACGCTCGGGGAGCGGCTCGCGGTCAACACCGTCATCCAGGGCACGGCCGCCGACGTCATCAAGCTCGCGATGATCGGCGCGCACCGCGCGCTGCGCGAGGAGGGCCTGACGACCCGGCTGATCCTGCAGATCCACGACGAGCTCCTGTTCGAGGGCCCGCCGGAGGAGATGGACCGCGTCCGCGAGCTCGCGATCCGCGAGATGGTCGCGCCGTGGCCGCACGACCCGCCGATGGCGGTCGCGCCCGGCGTCGGCACGACCTGGCTGGACGCGAAGTAG
- the coaE gene encoding dephospho-CoA kinase (Dephospho-CoA kinase (CoaE) performs the final step in coenzyme A biosynthesis.), with the protein MSDPRAGSAPVPFIGLTGGLGAGKSTALAALQRLGAVTLSTDAVVHELYADDEVRDLVVQRWGPEVAPDGVVDRQAVARAAFAAPEERQWLEQLLWPRVGARVVAFRQAAQDADPPPVAAVVETPLLFEAGMEGAYDATVAITAPEEVRAARAAARGHAAVDERASRQLTQEEKAARATHHVVNDGDVAQLEDRLAAVLAAVTAASGA; encoded by the coding sequence GTGTCGGACCCCCGCGCCGGGTCGGCGCCGGTGCCGTTCATCGGTCTCACCGGCGGACTGGGCGCGGGGAAGTCCACGGCGCTCGCCGCGTTGCAGCGGCTGGGCGCCGTGACCCTCTCCACCGACGCGGTGGTGCACGAGCTCTACGCCGACGACGAGGTCCGCGACCTCGTCGTGCAGCGCTGGGGCCCGGAGGTGGCCCCCGACGGCGTCGTCGACCGCCAGGCGGTCGCGCGCGCCGCGTTCGCCGCCCCGGAGGAGCGTCAGTGGCTCGAGCAGCTGCTGTGGCCGCGCGTCGGGGCGCGCGTCGTCGCGTTCCGCCAGGCGGCGCAGGATGCCGACCCGCCGCCCGTCGCGGCCGTCGTCGAGACGCCGCTGCTGTTCGAGGCCGGGATGGAGGGCGCCTACGACGCCACGGTCGCGATCACCGCGCCCGAGGAGGTCCGGGCCGCCCGGGCCGCCGCCCGCGGCCACGCCGCCGTGGACGAGCGCGCCTCCCGGCAGCTCACGCAGGAGGAGAAGGCCGCGCGCGCCACGCACCACGTCGTCAACGACGGGGACGTCGCGCAGCTCGAGGACCGTCTCGCCGCCGTGCTGGCCGCGGTCACCGCGGCGTCCGGCGCCTGA